In Cryptomeria japonica chromosome 5, Sugi_1.0, whole genome shotgun sequence, the genomic window GCTGTCATTTTAGtggaagaaaaaaaataaagaaattagtCATTAGGAGGAAGTTATTAGTAGTTCATATAGTTAATTTTGTGTATCTAATAGTACAtcagattttgaggattttttcttttttatgtgACTTAAATACTTATAGCTATTATTTTTGCTTCTTAGTAATTATGATGAAGAGAGTGAGACGTGTTATGTGTGCAAGGGTTAAAAAGTGGTCATTATGAGATGATGTCTAATACATATTCTCTATTACACAAGTGTTCCAGCAATCATGGGCTGTTGGTACCAATAAAGTTGTACAATTGATCTAAttaccaccttttttttcatctaCAAATATTGATCCACTAGATAATTTTTTATCaacttttaattaatgaaatctaATCATTAGAATACAAAGGGTAAATGAATCCCTTTCCCTAAGCAAGAGGAATTGAATTTATCGAAGAACCGTGTGAAATCAAATTTGTTTTGCAAGGAGTTGTGCTATGCCTGTAACTTATGACCATGAGTACATGCTGACTAATGATCCGCCCGGTCAAATTGACATGTTTCTTAGGTTGCTAGTCTAACGAGATCTCTGAAATGTAAAATGCTGAATTGGTATTTACTTTTGAGAGGAGCTAGCAGCTTACTCTGCTTCTCCAGCAGGACCTTTCGCCGCTATTTGTTTGCATTTCCCTTTGCTCTCCTTGAGAAAGAAGCTTTCATTAGAATTTCAATTTTCTTTCAAAGGTGCTTCAAAAATGGGTGACCCTGGACTCATCCCTGGAATGATTGGTTACGCCATTAATTTGGCTGCAAATCATGTTATTCAGTGCATCAATGTTGCCATCAGATGCAGAAAAGAGTTGGACGCTCTCAAAGTTCTGCTTCTAAAAATTCAAGTAATGAACATGGAAATGCAGGAATATCGAAAAACTTTAAGCTCCGGCAGGGTGAGTACATCCTTTCACCCTTCTTTATCCATGACGGTCAACAGTTGGCTGAACGAATTAAATACTCTTGTGGAGGAAGTATCAGATTTGGCCCAGGACTGCATTGTAAACTCATACTGTCGTTTCTTTCCTCGTTATAACACGAGCAGAAAGATCAGGCAGCTTATCGAAAACGTGGAAAAGCATGTAGCTTCCACACCTTCCGTTGCTTTTCTGCATCAACTACAGGAGCATGTAGCCAATCAACAAGTGCTTCAGCAGATTAAAAACAGAATGGATTCTCTTAATCTGCATACTTCAGCACTGGCCGGCATATCTGGAGATCTGTTTCCATCTACTTCTTAAGCTGCTCCATACACGAAGTATATTGAGGAGGCACTCATAGTCGGACAGGATTCTGCATCGACCAGAATGAAGGAGCTGATTCATTCACAGCAGCACAAAAGCGTTTCTCGTTTCGGCCTTCTTGGGAAAGGTGGGGCCGGTAAGACACTACTACTCAAACGGCTCTTCAACAGTGACCAGGTACTGAGTCTCTTTTGCAATGACTTAATGCTTTGGGTTACTATTTCACAAACTCCATCTTTCAATGCCCTTAGAAATGAACTTGTGAAACAAATAGCTCTTAAATTAAATGAAAGACTGGACAGTAGAGAGGAAGACCATGTCAAAACTTGGTTGAATGAAAGGATGAGAAAACACAAGTTTGCACTGTTTCTAGACGATATTTGGGAAACAAGCGCAACATCATTGTTAGAGGAGCTGTGTATTCCTCCCTCTCCACACCACAACTCAAACATAATAATTGCCACTTCCAGAAGTAAGAGTGTACTCTCACAGTTAGGTGTTCCACCATCATCAATCATCCAGATGTAAGACTTGACTGCGGCTGACAGCTGGGCATTGTTTTCATCCCATGCTTTTGCCCATGAGTATTGACCAAGAAATTGCGAGGCGCGTTTGCAAGGAGTGCGGAGGGCTTCCATTAGCCATAAAGGTTGTCAGGCAGGCAATGGCGGGCATCTCTGAGTGAAATGAATGGGAATTCGCACTCCAGAGGCTGCAGAACGATGGGACACAGTTGCTTTCAAGCAGCTTGAGATTAAGCTATGACGCCTTGGCCGACGTGGCTGGCTATGGTATTTCGTTGCAGTTGTGCTTCCTCTACCTCGCTGCTTTCTCAGAAGACGAAGTCATCCATACTGGAATTGCTACTAACTACTGGATGGGAGAAGGGTTGGTGGCCGGGCCAGACCCCGTCCAAACTGGGGAGATATACATCAATTTGTTAGCGGAGCGATGCCTTATTGAGCCAATCCAGAAAAGACACGATGGAAAAGTGAACAATTTCAGGGTGCATGATGTATTGCATCATTTTTTAGCACACCAAATTGCTGAAAAAGAGGAAAATTGCTTCTTCAAGGCACGCAAAGGGCTAAAAGAGTTTCCCGCTGATGACTGTAGGGGACATATCAGAATTTCATTAAGGGACAACAGTTTGACCAAGGTTCCAAAGGCATTTGGAGCTCCCTATATACATCTTTGACGGAAGTTCCAAAAGAAGTAATTGGGAGTATGAACGCTCTCAGGGTCCTGGATTTGTCAAGAACTGCGCTCCAGTCCTTGCCTAAAAACTTTGGAAGTTTGAAGAATTTAGTTTCCCTCACATTATGCTCTGTGCCAATAAGGAAACTACCCTACTCTGTCGCTAATCTTAAAAACCTTGAGGTATTAGATCTTTATCATTCTGATATTACACAACTCCCATCCAGCATTTCTAAATTGACTTCCTTAAAATATCTGAATGCTGCTTCTTGTCAGAACCTGCAGTGCCTGCCTAATGGAATCTCACGTCTTACATCTATGGAGTACCTGAATGCAGGTGGTTCTCGAAATATAGTATGGTATAAATGCAGAAGAGGTCGTCTCTCAATTACTGATTTGGGCAACATATACCAACTCAAAAGGTTAGTTCTTACAAATAACGGTGAGATAATTCGAGAAGAAATGCTCGGGAACATGAAGCAGATGCAATCTCTATTTTTAGATCTCACCGAGACGGAATGGCTACCCCATGACATGACTGCTATGTCTAAATTGAGGACACTCTGGCTAGCGTGTCCTCAATTAATCCAAATGGAGGATTCCCTTTATGGATTTCAAAATCTGGGCTACCTAAGATTATTCAACTGTGCCAAGTTGAAACAACTACCTCAATTGCAGAAGCTTGAGAATCTGAGGCACCTACAAATCGTTAAGTGCCCCAACATAGAGAAGTTCCCAGACGAATTTGGCAAGGAAGGAGCATTTCCCAAGCTAGAGGTATTTTCAATGGTGGAGGTGGAGAAGATAGAGCAGCTGCCAAAAGTTGAAGTCGAAGCACTGTCTTCACTCAAAATATTCACAATAATGAAGTGTGAGGCACTGCAGAGGTTTCCAGAATGTTATTGGAATttgaagagtgtagaaaagagaagagTATATGGTTGCTGAAAGGTTCAACTTGTCATGGAAGCGGAAGAAAATTTTATTAAGACAAAGAGCAAGGTACAAACAATAATATTATCTACCACAGAAACTAATAGATTGGAAAAGCGTTATTATGATATCCTACACCGGGGTGAGTATTCCTATTATGGTGAATTTTGGTGCAGCGAGATGTTTCAATTTTTAGATGAAATTAACCTATATTTGTCTTTATATGATTTGTGTCAAAATAAtgatatataaacatatacatgtatataaacaaTGGACAGAAAATTTGTACTATTCTGTTCAATAAAAGTtgtatatttttccaaaaatatttatttaattataagattttttgtaatttttgttttgGAAGGATAAAGATAAAAAAGGAACACAAGAGGAAGAGAGTTTTGATAGTTCTaaagaagaaattttttatctcttcttcaaTCATTGAAGTGGTCCATTTAGCAAAGACATTAACTAAAAGGTATACTCCTTCTAATTAaaggtttattttttatttgattattaataGTAATTAGACTAGGATTATAAAGGAGGTTATAGATATGAACAATGTACAATCCTGAAGAGTGGTCATGGATG contains:
- the LOC131876249 gene encoding uncharacterized protein LOC131876249, translated to MNALRVLDLSRTALQSLPKNFGSLKNLVSLTLCSVPIRKLPYSVANLKNLEVLDLYHSDITQLPSSISKLTSLKYLNAASCQNLQCLPNGISRLTSMEYLNAGGSRNIVWYKCRRGRLSITDLGNIYQLKRLVLTNNGEIIREEMLGNMKQMQSLFLDLTETEWLPHDMTAMSKLRTLWLACPQLIQMEDSLYGFQNLGYLRLFNCAKLKQLPQLQKLENLRHLQIVKCPNIEKFPDEFGKEGAFPKLEVFSMVEVEKIEQLPKVEVEALSSLKIFTIMKCEALQRFPECYWNLKSVEKRRVYGC